Below is a window of Halomicrobium mukohataei DSM 12286 DNA.
AGTCCTCGTCGTCGAGTTCGACGAGGCCGGGGATCAGCGTGTGGAACGGCTTCTTGCCCGGTTCGAGCGTGTTGGGGTGGTCCGGATCGAGCGAGAACGACGCGCCGCGGTTCTGGAGGACGATCCCCGTGTCGGGGACGACGACGCCGCTGCCGAAGCCGTTGTACAGCGAGTTGATGAACGAGACGACGTTGCCCGCCTCGTCGGCGACGGTCAGCAAGACCGTGTCGCTGTCCTCGTCGGGGAGACCCGGCCCGCCGACGCTGACCTCGCCAGCGGTCTCGTCGACCGTCGCCGCCCGCTCGCTCGCGTACGCTGGATCGTGAAGATCCGGAACGGACTCGAAGTCGGGGTCGGTGATGTAGTGGTGGCCGTCGTGGAAGGCCCGCTTCATCGCCTCGGCGAAGTAGTGGACGCGCTCGGGCGAGCCCGCGGGGTGGTCGCCAGCGCCCAGCTCCGCGGCGACGTTGAGCGCCTCCAGCGCGATCAGGCCCTGGTTGTTCGGCGGCAGCTCGTAGACGGTCGCGCCGCCGTAGGTCGTCGAGACGGGATCGACCACGTCGGGGGTAAAGCCCGCGAGGTCGTCGGCCGAGAGGAGACCGCCCTCGGCCTGGACGGCCTGGCCGATCCGCTCGGCGATCGCCCCCTCGTAGAAGGCGTCGGCTCCCTCGCGGGCGACGGTCTCGAACGTCTCGCCCAGCCCCGGCAGCGTGACGGTCTGGCCCACGTCCGGTGCCTCGCCGCCGGGCAGGTACGCCTCGCGGCCGGCGTCGCTGACGAACCGCTGGGCACAGGCGGCCCACGCGTCGGCGATGATCTCGCTGACCGGGTACCCCTCGGTCGCGTACTCGATGGCCGGCTGGAGCACGTCGCCGAGCGCGAGCCGACCGTGCGCTTCGACGGTGTGCTCCCAGCCCCGCGCCGCGCCCGGAACCGTGATCGCCAGCGGGCCGAAGTCTGGCATCTCGCCGTCGTCGACGCGGTCCCGGACGGCCTCGCGTGTCGCGCGCTGGGGTGCGCCGCCACAGCTCCGGAGCGCGCCCACCTCGCCGTCGGCCGTGCGATACAGCGCGAACGCGTCCCCGCCGATACCGGTGCTCATGGGCTCGACGACGTTCAGCGCCGCCGCCGTGGCGACGGCCGCGTCGAAGGCGTTACCGCCCTCGCGGAGGAGTCTGACGCCGGCCTGTGCGGCCAGTGGCTGGCTCGTCGAGACGACGCCGCGGTTCGCGTAGACGGTAGAACGGCGCGAGTCGAACCGATCGAGGTCTGGATCCATACTGCTGGCAAACGGAGACAGGGGCAAAAGCGTTGGTCCGGGACAGTAGAGTGTCGACTTCCAGAATCAGTGGCATCAGGACGGGACGGTCGCCCGGAACTGCTCGGGATCCTCGTGGAAACAATCGCCGACGATGATCGCGTCCGCACCAGCATCGAGGATCTCACGGGCGCGACGACGACTATTGATCCCGCCACCGTAGACGAGTGTCGCGTCATCGAGGTGGGATGCCGCCGCTTCGACCTCTTCGGGACCGCCATAGGTACCCGAATATTCCAGATAGAAGATCGGGAAGCCGTAGAACGCTTCCGTTGCGAGAGCCGCACCGGCGACCTGCTCGGTCGTGTACGCCGTCTCGACCCCCGAAACTGTCGCAGCCTTCGATTCGATGTTCTGGATGACGTATCCTTCGCCGACGATCTTGTCTGCCATCCGGGCAACCGCGTCCAACCCTTTCGACGCGATGAGATCGCCGAGCACTGGCAAGCCGGTGCCAAACAGTTCTTCGGGTTTGTTGCCGACTTCGGTGAAGAGATCGAGATGCTTACCCACGAAGTGCTCGCGGTCCCCGTTGTAAACGGCTGGAATCGCCAGAAGGTCCACGGCGTCGATAGTATCAGTCGAGACGTGATCCGAGCTGTACGGTTCCTGAAGGATGGGGATCGACGGGACCGCCTCACCGATCTGCTCAATCACTGCGAGCGTGTTCTCGGCCGTGACGCCGTCGGAACCACCGACGATGATCGCGTCTGTCTCCGACAGCACGCCGATGTCGCGTGGGAGATCCTTCGCGGGATCGATCTTCGTCACGTGGGTGATATCGTCCCAGTCGAGGTTCATAATTGCCGTGCGAAAGCGACGAAGATAATCCTTGCTCTCTCTCGAATTCGAGCGAGTGCCCCACAGTTATTTTCATACACCCGCCGGTCGGGTCGTATCGGCAACAGCGTCCGAGTGCAAAGGCACCGCACAACACCGGAGCGGTTATTCCGAGAACGAACTGGAGCCGACCGGCGGCGTCTCGTGCTGGAACGTCTGGACCTCCACGGTCCGCCCGTCCGGGTCGGTCGCGAAGAACTGGTAGATCCCGAAGTCGTCGTTCGGTTTCGGCGGGCCGCGGGCCACGTCGGCGAGGTCGGCGTGACAGTCGTCGACGGCCGCCTCGTCGTCGAGGACGACCGTGACGATCCCGTCGGTCTCCGTCTCGGTCCCGTCGCAGAAGCCGACGAGGAGGTTGTCGTACGCGAGAATCGTACAGCCGCCGTCCTGTTCGAGCCACACGTCGAAGCCGAGTCGATCGGTGTAGAAGGAGACGGTCTCGGCGCGGTTCTCGGTCCGGAAGAAGACGATCCCAGACATACCGCCACCGAGACGCGCCAGCCACGTGAGCGTGCCGGCTGGCGTCGGCGGCGCTGGACGGGGCCGCGACGACAGCGTGCCCTCATACGGAAAATTGTAGTTGCTTACCGGTGAGCGTCGCCACGGGGTAGACGCTCACCGGTACATTCCTACAACCGTCCGTATCACTGCCGTCGCAGTCGTTCGACCGCTTCCTCGACGCGGACCGGCAGGTCCTCGAAGCCCGCCCGGTCGAACAGTTCGACGACGGTCGGGGGCGCGAGGCCGGCCTCGCGGAGTCGGTCGGTGTCGGTCAACACTTCGCGAGTCGATCCCGTCGCGACGACGCGCCCGTCCCGGCCCAGCAGGACGACCCGGTCGGCCACCGCCGCGACGAGGTCGGTGTCCGGTGTCGACGTGACGATCGTCACGCCGTCGGCCGACAGTTCGTCCAGCAGATCGAGCAGTTCGGCCTCGTTGTTGCCGTCGACGTTCGACAGCGGCTCGTCTAGCAGGAGTACGTCCGGGTCGACCGAGAGCACGCTGGCGATGGCGGCGCGGCGCTGTTCGCCGCCGCTGAGTCGGAACGGCGGGCGATCGAGGAGGTGTTCGAGGTCGAACCGCTCGGCCAGCTCGGCGACGCGCCGGTCGGCTTCGGCGGCCGACAGCCCCAGCTGGGCGGGGCCGTACTCGATGTCTTCGCGCACGGTCGGGTTGAACAGGTACTCGCCGGGGTCCTGCGTGAGCACGCCCAGCCGGTCGCGAACGGCGTCGCCCGGCTGGTCCGTCCCGAAGTAGCGAACGGAGCCGTCGTCGGGCGGTAACAGCCCGCCCAGCAGGAGCAAGAGCGTGGACTTGCCCGCGCCGTTGGGGCCGAGCAGCGCGACCCGTTCGCCGGCCTCGATCGTCAGGTCGACGCCGTCGACGGCGGTGGTGCCGTCCTCGTACCGGTAGGCCAGACCCGACGCTTCGATCACCGGGTCCGCCGTCACGCGGCGATCACCCGAACCACGACGACGACGACGAGCAACAGCGCGAACGCGGCGTCGGCGCGGCCCGGCGACCCGGACCGGTCGTACGGTCGCAGGCGCGTGCCACCGCGGGCGCGGGCGGCTCGCTGGACCCGTTCGCCGCGGTCGAGCGAGCGCAGGAGGAAGGTGCCCAGAAACGAGCCCGACCGCGCCCAGCGACTCCGGAGCGAGCCACGCGAGAACGTGCGGCTCCGGCGAGCGTGTGCCATCCGTTCGAGTTCCCGGAAGAACAACAGCAGCGACCGGTACGTGACCGCGAGGAGGGTGATCGCCAGCGGCGGGAGCCGAAGGCGACGCAGGGCCGTCACCAGCGGGCCGAAGCCGGTCGTCAGCAACAGCACGGACAGCAGTGCGAGCGAGGCCGTCACGCGGACGAGGAAGACCGCGACGTAGCTCAGTCCCGTCGCCGAGAGCGAGAGCGGGCCGAGCGCCGCGACGGTCGGTCCCGGCTGGAGGACCGCCTGTGGCGCGACGACGGCGGCCGAGGCCAGAACCGGCGGTGCGATCCGTCGGCCGAGCCTCAGGGGCGCGATTCGCGAGCCGATCGCCAGTCCCATCGGGAGGGCGGCCAGCCCGCAGAGGATCGCGAGGTCGTCGGTCACGACCGCGACTACGAGAAGCGAGAGGACGCCGACCAGCTTCAGTGCCGGGTCGACGGCCTGCATGAAGCCGTCGCGTCGAGGCGTCCGGGTCGTCACGAGAAACGACTGGGCCTCGTCGCTGACCGCCGCGACGGTGCGGTCGAGCGCGTCCATCAGTCGGCGAGTAGCCGTGCGATCGCCGTGGCGACGACGAGGGTCAGCGCCGTCCCGACGACCGCCGAGACGAACGTCCCCACCAGCGGGTCGAGGCCGGGGATCGCGTAGTCCGGCAGCAGTCCGGGGTTGTATGTCACCTCGTGTGCCATCGCGCCCGTGCGCTCTGCGGCGTTCTC
It encodes the following:
- the ggt gene encoding gamma-glutamyltransferase — its product is MDPDLDRFDSRRSTVYANRGVVSTSQPLAAQAGVRLLREGGNAFDAAVATAAALNVVEPMSTGIGGDAFALYRTADGEVGALRSCGGAPQRATREAVRDRVDDGEMPDFGPLAITVPGAARGWEHTVEAHGRLALGDVLQPAIEYATEGYPVSEIIADAWAACAQRFVSDAGREAYLPGGEAPDVGQTVTLPGLGETFETVAREGADAFYEGAIAERIGQAVQAEGGLLSADDLAGFTPDVVDPVSTTYGGATVYELPPNNQGLIALEALNVAAELGAGDHPAGSPERVHYFAEAMKRAFHDGHHYITDPDFESVPDLHDPAYASERAATVDETAGEVSVGGPGLPDEDSDTVLLTVADEAGNVVSFINSLYNGFGSGVVVPDTGIVLQNRGASFSLDPDHPNTLEPGKKPFHTLIPGLVELDDEDWAAFGVMGGYMQPQGHVQVLSNLIDDEMPLQRAFDAPRWRYMEDGRLALEERLAGEIGADLARREHDVAVLPPRQFGGGQIARREPDGTLSGATEPRKDGSSVGF
- a CDS encoding geranylgeranylglyceryl/heptaprenylglyceryl phosphate synthase, with protein sequence MNLDWDDITHVTKIDPAKDLPRDIGVLSETDAIIVGGSDGVTAENTLAVIEQIGEAVPSIPILQEPYSSDHVSTDTIDAVDLLAIPAVYNGDREHFVGKHLDLFTEVGNKPEELFGTGLPVLGDLIASKGLDAVARMADKIVGEGYVIQNIESKAATVSGVETAYTTEQVAGAALATEAFYGFPIFYLEYSGTYGGPEEVEAAASHLDDATLVYGGGINSRRRAREILDAGADAIIVGDCFHEDPEQFRATVPS
- a CDS encoding VOC family protein produces the protein MSGIVFFRTENRAETVSFYTDRLGFDVWLEQDGGCTILAYDNLLVGFCDGTETETDGIVTVVLDDEAAVDDCHADLADVARGPPKPNDDFGIYQFFATDPDGRTVEVQTFQHETPPVGSSSFSE
- a CDS encoding energy-coupling factor ABC transporter ATP-binding protein — translated: MTADPVIEASGLAYRYEDGTTAVDGVDLTIEAGERVALLGPNGAGKSTLLLLLGGLLPPDDGSVRYFGTDQPGDAVRDRLGVLTQDPGEYLFNPTVREDIEYGPAQLGLSAAEADRRVAELAERFDLEHLLDRPPFRLSGGEQRRAAIASVLSVDPDVLLLDEPLSNVDGNNEAELLDLLDELSADGVTIVTSTPDTDLVAAVADRVVLLGRDGRVVATGSTREVLTDTDRLREAGLAPPTVVELFDRAGFEDLPVRVEEAVERLRRQ
- the cbiQ gene encoding cobalt ECF transporter T component CbiQ — translated: MDALDRTVAAVSDEAQSFLVTTRTPRRDGFMQAVDPALKLVGVLSLLVVAVVTDDLAILCGLAALPMGLAIGSRIAPLRLGRRIAPPVLASAAVVAPQAVLQPGPTVAALGPLSLSATGLSYVAVFLVRVTASLALLSVLLLTTGFGPLVTALRRLRLPPLAITLLAVTYRSLLLFFRELERMAHARRSRTFSRGSLRSRWARSGSFLGTFLLRSLDRGERVQRAARARGGTRLRPYDRSGSPGRADAAFALLLVVVVVVRVIAA
- a CDS encoding PDGLE domain-containing protein, encoding MSVASDAWDRSWVRRSLLAIAAIVAASPLFAWAAGRVGYAEPLENAAERTGAMAHEVTYNPGLLPDYAIPGLDPLVGTFVSAVVGTALTLVVATAIARLLAD